The Streptomyces sp. NBC_01463 DNA window CGAGGTCGATCTCGGGCAGCTCGATGCCGTGCTCGTCGCGCACCTCGGCCAGCAGCTGCACCACGCGCCGGGCGGAGACCTCGAAGCCGGCCATGTCGAAGATCTGCGAGCCGATGTGCGAGTGGATGCCGATGAGCTCGAGCCCGTCGAGGGTGAGCGCCCGGCGAACGGCTTCGGCGGCCTGTCCGCCGGCCAGCGCGATGCCGAACTTCTGGTCCTCGTGCGCGGTGGCGATGAACTCGTGGGTGTGGGCCTCGACGCCGACGGTCACCCGGATCTGCACGGGCTGGCGCCGGCCGAGCCGCTGCGCGATGTGGGCGACGCGGACGATCTCCTGGAAGGAGTCGAGGACGATCCGGCCGACACCGGCGGTGATGGCCCGCTCGATCTCGTCGACCGTCTTGTTGTTGCCGTGGAAGGCGATGCGCTCGGCGGGCATCCCGGCGTCCAGGGCGGTGGTCAGCTCACCGCCGGAGCAGACGTCGAGGTTGAGCCCCTCCTCCTGGAGCCAGCGCACGACCGCGCGGGAGAGGAAGGCCTTGCCCGCGTAGAAGACGTCGGCACCGGGGCCGAACGCGTCGGCCCAGGCGCGGCAGCGGGCCCGGAAGTCGGCCTCGTCGAGGAAGTAGGCCGGGGTGCCGAACTCCTCGGCCAGCCGGGCCACTTCGATACCGCCGACGGTCAGGGCGCCGTGCTCGTCGCGGGTGACGGTGCGGGACCAGACCTTCTCGTCGAGGACGTTGAGGTCCTCGGCGGGGGCGGAGTAGTGGCCCTCCGACATGACGTCGGCGTGACGGGGCCCGGCGGGGTGTGCGGATCGGCTCATCGTGTTGCTCTGCTCTCTCGGGTCTCTCAGAGGTATGGGGGCGCGTCGATGCCGAGCAGGGACAGGCCGCCTGCCAGCACCGTCCCGGTCGCTTCGGCAAGGGCGAGCCGGGTGCGGTGGGCGGCCGAGGGTTTCTCGTCCCCGACGGGGAGCGGGGACGCGGCGTCGTGGAAGTCGAAGAACGCCTGCGCGACCGCTTCGAGGTGCCGGGCCAGCCGGTCGGGGGCACGGTGGTGTGCGGCGGCGGCGAGCACGGCGGGGTGGTCGGCGAGGAGAGCGAGAAGCGCGAGCGCCTCGGCGCCGGGGGTTTCGGCAGCGCTGGTTTCGGCGGTCTCCTCGCCGGGCGCGCTCGTGAAGCCGAGGAGCGCCGCGCCGCGGGTGAGCGCGTGGGTACGGGCGTGTGCGTAGCGGACAAGGAACAGCGGGTTGTCCTCGCCCTGGACGAGGAGGCCGTCCCCGAGGGGGGCGCGGTCGTGGCCGGCGGGGCGGAGCAGCCCCCAGCGCGTCGCGTCGGGACCGAACCGGCCGAGCAGCTCACCGGCGGTGGCGCCGGCGGGGACGGGCCGTATCCCGGCGGCCTCGGCGATCTCCTTGGCGGACGGTGCCCCGGCCTCGTAGCTGATGCCCAGCCGCACCCAGTCCGGATCGGGCGCCTCGTCACAGGCGACGTGCACGAGCGCACCCTGTGACCGTACGAGCGCCCCCACC harbors:
- the lysA gene encoding diaminopimelate decarboxylase — encoded protein: MSRSAHPAGPRHADVMSEGHYSAPAEDLNVLDEKVWSRTVTRDEHGALTVGGIEVARLAEEFGTPAYFLDEADFRARCRAWADAFGPGADVFYAGKAFLSRAVVRWLQEEGLNLDVCSGGELTTALDAGMPAERIAFHGNNKTVDEIERAITAGVGRIVLDSFQEIVRVAHIAQRLGRRQPVQIRVTVGVEAHTHEFIATAHEDQKFGIALAGGQAAEAVRRALTLDGLELIGIHSHIGSQIFDMAGFEVSARRVVQLLAEVRDEHGIELPEIDLGGGLGIAYTSDDDPREPYEIAKALGDIVTRECEGAGLATPRISVEPGRAIVGPTAFTLYEVGTIKPLEGLRTYVSVDGGMSDNIRTALYDAEYSVALVSRTSDAEPMLVRVVGKHCESGDIVVKDAFLPSDLAPGDLIAVPATGAYCRSMASNYNHALRPPVVAVRDGRAKVIVRRETEEDLLRLDVG
- a CDS encoding DALR anticodon-binding domain-containing protein, whose product is MTPADLSATVLHAVRRAVDEHVLRAPVPARVRVERTRPGGRGDYASAVALQLAGPAALTAREVAEILRDRVAGEPGIGRVEITGPGFLNFTLDATADVHGALVARVRAQGLRYGHGDARAGEPVRLRHAREVRAAVTAHAVGALVRSQGALVHVACDEAPDPDWVRLGISYEAGAPSAKEIAEAAGIRPVPAGATAGELLGRFGPDATRWGLLRPAGHDRAPLGDGLLVQGEDNPLFLVRYAHARTHALTRGAALLGFTSAPGEETAETSAAETPGAEALALLALLADHPAVLAAAAHHRAPDRLARHLEAVAQAFFDFHDAASPLPVGDEKPSAAHRTRLALAEATGTVLAGGLSLLGIDAPPYL